From Paenibacillus sp. PK3_47, the proteins below share one genomic window:
- a CDS encoding phosphatidate cytidylyltransferase, protein MNRSLLTLVLIFAALSVIHLMYALVSKLQKDKDYTGIGFRIKTWWGMLFVFCLATLFNPVVSLLSLMALSFFSLKEYFSMIRTRKADRRLFLWAYLSIPLQFYWIYIEWYGMFIVFIPVYVFLLLPLPRVINKGTLGFLRSVSSTQWGLMLMVFGLSHLAYFQFATPEYGAGLVLFLVVLTQLNDAVHYLASIYFGKRKIVPTANPSLTWEGFICAFIVTAAVSYLTYPYLTPLTPLFGLLSGMLISLSGFFGSLTVSVLKRDLLIGDDDKFAALSKSYLSRVDSLAYTSPVFFHVIRYFFDFM, encoded by the coding sequence GTGAACAGGTCCCTGTTAACATTAGTGCTTATTTTTGCCGCCCTGTCGGTAATCCATCTCATGTATGCGCTGGTCAGCAAGCTGCAGAAGGACAAAGACTATACAGGCATCGGCTTCCGTATCAAGACGTGGTGGGGCATGCTTTTTGTTTTTTGCCTGGCCACCTTGTTCAATCCCGTCGTCTCTTTGCTGTCCTTGATGGCCCTCAGCTTCTTCTCGCTCAAGGAGTATTTCTCCATGATCCGTACGCGAAAAGCCGACCGCAGGCTGTTCCTGTGGGCCTATCTGTCGATTCCGCTGCAGTTCTACTGGATCTATATCGAGTGGTACGGCATGTTTATTGTTTTTATACCCGTCTATGTTTTTCTGCTGCTGCCGCTTCCGCGTGTGATCAACAAAGGTACGCTCGGATTTCTGCGCAGCGTCAGCTCCACCCAGTGGGGCCTTATGCTCATGGTGTTCGGGCTCAGCCACCTCGCCTATTTCCAGTTTGCCACTCCGGAGTACGGGGCGGGACTGGTGCTGTTCCTGGTCGTGCTGACACAGCTTAATGATGCAGTCCACTACCTGGCATCCATCTATTTCGGCAAAAGAAAAATCGTCCCCACAGCCAACCCCAGCCTGACCTGGGAGGGCTTTATCTGTGCTTTTATTGTAACGGCCGCGGTATCGTATCTGACTTATCCGTATCTTACGCCGCTTACGCCGCTGTTCGGCCTTCTGTCCGGAATGCTGATCAGCCTTAGCGGGTTTTTCGGCAGCCTGACCGTATCCGTACTCAAGCGGGACCTGCTGATCGGGGATGACGACAAGTTCGCCGCCCTGAGCAAAAGCTACCTGAGCCGGGTCGACAGTCTGGCCTACACCTCGCCGGTATTTTTCCACGTCATCCGTTATTTCTTTGATTTTATGTAA
- a CDS encoding RNA polymerase sigma factor: MIDQIVKGDHARFREIIDTYGRHIYQVTYSVLHQAQEAEDAAQEAFLQIFKSLPQYRSEGFKTWITRIALHKAIDAKRRLNRRAAEVNGPDDGVLHIPDLQADIVHQLMKKEQKDMLLQKISSLPPQHRDIIVDFYLNGKNYEQIAEHSQIAVKTVESRLYRARQWIRTHWKETSWHE, from the coding sequence TTGATCGATCAAATCGTAAAGGGTGACCATGCCAGATTCCGTGAAATTATTGACACCTATGGCAGGCATATATACCAGGTGACCTACTCTGTACTTCACCAGGCGCAGGAAGCGGAGGATGCCGCACAGGAAGCCTTTCTGCAAATCTTTAAATCTCTCCCCCAGTACCGTTCGGAAGGCTTCAAAACCTGGATTACCCGCATTGCCCTGCACAAGGCTATAGATGCCAAACGAAGGCTGAACCGCAGAGCAGCGGAGGTTAACGGACCGGACGATGGAGTTCTCCACATCCCCGACCTTCAGGCCGACATTGTACATCAGCTGATGAAAAAAGAGCAGAAGGACATGCTTTTGCAGAAAATATCGTCACTTCCCCCGCAGCACCGGGACATTATCGTAGACTTTTATTTGAACGGCAAAAACTATGAACAGATTGCTGAGCACTCGCAGATTGCGGTCAAAACCGTAGAGTCGAGACTTTACCGGGCGCGGCAGTGGATCAGAACACACTGGAAGGAGACCTCGTGGCATGAATAA
- a CDS encoding multi-tm2 domain protein: MQHNRSKMMAFLLNMIPGLGHYYYRSRVKGFIYGFIFFGLAGFGFILGVDGEEDVALFFLFMAAVLWMISMFDMVIKLLREPDVPAHYPQYPYYPHYHSQMPGQPEGTFEPPFGYPPPESYVYPEQGRGQGRDSERFYTILLSFVPGLGHLHLGLLQRGLSFLIGFFGLAVMLFFVAAISGREIFLVFLLLLPVMWLYCMFDAVQHVSRKQAGEMLEDKTLFEQLEHGRSTGQRSKVFATLLAAFPGAGHMYLGLQKRGLQLMLIFLGSIYILDLMNLSLFLFLIPVIWFYSFFDGLQQSSKYGKEVLYDKPVIESWTRYQGWVGFALLFLGVYYILIRLVLPEFGGQFYYVIHQVQSNMNTIVVSLLLIGGGIHLLLKSRKKNHDGEAFLRDLERKAEAPNFRDPLK; the protein is encoded by the coding sequence ATGCAGCATAACCGCAGCAAAATGATGGCTTTTCTGCTAAACATGATACCGGGTTTGGGCCATTACTATTATAGAAGCCGTGTGAAGGGGTTTATTTACGGCTTTATCTTTTTCGGGCTGGCCGGATTCGGCTTTATTCTGGGGGTGGACGGGGAGGAGGATGTCGCGCTATTTTTCTTATTTATGGCTGCGGTCCTGTGGATGATCAGCATGTTTGATATGGTGATCAAGCTCCTGCGGGAACCGGATGTTCCGGCACATTATCCGCAATATCCGTATTATCCCCATTATCACAGCCAGATGCCGGGTCAGCCGGAAGGAACATTTGAGCCGCCGTTCGGCTATCCTCCGCCTGAGAGCTATGTGTATCCTGAACAAGGGCGGGGACAGGGCAGGGACAGCGAGCGGTTTTATACGATTCTCTTATCCTTCGTCCCCGGCTTGGGGCATTTGCATTTAGGCCTTTTACAGCGCGGTTTATCTTTTCTTATCGGGTTCTTCGGGCTTGCGGTCATGCTGTTCTTTGTTGCTGCCATTTCCGGCCGGGAGATCTTCCTCGTCTTCCTGCTCCTGCTGCCGGTCATGTGGCTGTACTGCATGTTCGATGCGGTCCAGCATGTGAGCCGCAAGCAGGCTGGCGAGATGCTGGAAGACAAGACGTTATTCGAACAGCTTGAGCACGGCAGAAGCACCGGCCAGAGAAGCAAGGTGTTCGCGACTCTGCTGGCAGCTTTTCCCGGAGCGGGACATATGTATCTCGGACTGCAAAAAAGAGGCCTGCAGCTTATGCTGATCTTCCTCGGAAGCATTTATATCCTGGATTTGATGAACCTCTCCTTGTTCCTGTTTCTTATTCCGGTTATATGGTTTTACAGCTTTTTTGACGGCCTGCAGCAGAGCAGCAAATACGGCAAAGAGGTGCTGTATGACAAGCCCGTGATCGAGAGCTGGACCCGGTATCAGGGCTGGGTCGGCTTTGCGCTCCTGTTCCTCGGCGTTTACTATATCCTGATCCGGCTCGTGCTCCCGGAATTCGGCGGACAATTCTATTATGTCATTCATCAGGTACAGTCTAATATGAACACGATCGTCGTTTCGCTGCTGCTGATTGGCGGGGGCATCCATTTGCTGCTGAAGTCACGGAAAAAGAATCACGACGGTGAGGCGTTTCTTAGGGACCTGGAGCGGAAAGCCGAAGCCCCGAACTTTCGTGATCCGCTCAAATAA
- a CDS encoding carbohydrate-binding domain-containing protein: protein MSKLILGSKLGMVLLLAAAVTACSAGNTANQSASAATTAAVTAAAQSGTSGNVQLAYVKTADLVSFDEEDTATAWSADSTTAITLNGTGATVSGSGAAASGSAVTISAGGTYVVSGTLNDGQLIIDVQDKSSVHLVLNGAALTNKDSAPVYIKEAGKVIMTLQEGTSNSVTDGANYVFDDASTDEPIAAIFSKADLTINGTGKLTVAANYKDGITSKDDLKIVSGTIEVKAADDGIVGKDLIAVQDGSITINAEGDGIKSTNDEDAEKGFIAIAGGTFDITAANDGIQSETSLVIDGGTYNLITGGGSANAEVKTGDQGGPGMDGGMGGKMGGGMRGQAPGAAPAGEGTAAAPAGVPAPPADMPEPPADMPEIPDDAAADSAAVSGSAAAADTAAAAATETESTSAKGLKAGGDLTVNGGSFTIDSADDSVHSNSNVSITNGDLQITAGDDGIHADSLTAISDGVINITKSYEGIEGGNITISGGETHVVASDDGVNVAGGSDTNADQATGGAGQFASSGSGMLTISGGTLTVDAAGDGLDSNGSILMSGGTVITNGPTNDGNGGLDYDGTFETTGGYLVVAGSAGMLQAPTDTSSQYSVAMTFTESQEAGQLVNLKDSDGNTIATFAPSKSYRSIVISSPDLKQGGSYTLSTGGSSTGTAVDGLYADGAYSGGTEVVSFEISGITTWLNESGVTTATQGMGGGGRGGFGGGTRPEGGRGARPDAAATEDTGTSPM, encoded by the coding sequence ATGAGTAAATTAATTTTAGGAAGTAAATTAGGCATGGTTCTGCTGCTGGCAGCTGCGGTGACCGCATGCTCTGCAGGGAACACGGCAAATCAGTCAGCTTCAGCTGCCACTACGGCAGCAGTAACGGCAGCAGCCCAGAGCGGGACATCAGGAAATGTCCAGCTGGCCTATGTCAAAACAGCCGATCTCGTGAGCTTTGATGAAGAGGATACGGCTACAGCGTGGAGTGCAGACAGCACAACTGCAATTACACTGAATGGTACCGGTGCAACCGTGAGCGGTTCCGGGGCGGCAGCTTCCGGCTCTGCGGTAACCATTTCGGCCGGAGGGACCTATGTTGTCAGCGGTACGCTGAATGACGGACAGCTTATCATTGATGTTCAGGACAAAAGCAGCGTTCACCTGGTGCTGAACGGTGCTGCGCTGACCAATAAAGACAGTGCACCGGTCTACATCAAGGAAGCCGGTAAGGTGATCATGACTCTGCAGGAGGGTACAAGCAATTCTGTTACAGACGGAGCCAACTATGTATTTGATGATGCATCGACTGATGAGCCGATTGCGGCGATCTTCAGCAAGGCGGATCTGACTATTAACGGTACAGGCAAGCTTACAGTGGCCGCTAACTATAAAGACGGAATTACAAGTAAAGACGACCTGAAGATTGTATCCGGCACAATTGAAGTCAAGGCTGCCGATGACGGGATTGTCGGTAAGGATCTGATCGCTGTACAGGATGGCAGTATTACGATTAATGCAGAGGGTGACGGCATCAAATCGACGAATGATGAAGATGCGGAGAAGGGTTTCATTGCGATTGCCGGCGGAACCTTTGATATTACCGCTGCGAATGACGGAATTCAGAGCGAAACGTCACTGGTCATCGACGGCGGTACGTACAACCTGATTACCGGCGGAGGCAGTGCCAATGCCGAAGTGAAGACAGGCGACCAGGGCGGTCCTGGCATGGACGGCGGTATGGGCGGTAAAATGGGCGGCGGAATGCGCGGACAGGCTCCGGGAGCTGCACCTGCCGGGGAGGGTACAGCAGCTGCACCGGCAGGTGTACCTGCGCCACCGGCAGACATGCCGGAACCGCCAGCAGATATGCCGGAGATTCCTGATGATGCAGCCGCTGATTCCGCAGCAGTCAGCGGATCTGCAGCTGCGGCCGATACTGCTGCTGCAGCTGCAACAGAGACAGAATCCACCAGTGCGAAAGGGCTGAAAGCCGGCGGCGATCTTACCGTTAACGGCGGCAGCTTCACGATTGATTCTGCCGATGATTCGGTACACAGCAACAGCAATGTCTCCATCACAAACGGTGATTTGCAGATTACGGCTGGTGATGACGGCATCCATGCGGACAGCCTGACAGCCATCAGCGACGGAGTCATCAATATTACGAAAAGCTACGAGGGCATTGAAGGCGGGAACATTACCATCTCCGGCGGCGAGACACATGTAGTAGCATCTGATGACGGCGTCAACGTAGCAGGCGGCAGCGATACTAATGCTGATCAGGCCACGGGCGGAGCCGGCCAGTTCGCAAGCTCCGGCAGCGGAATGCTGACGATCAGCGGCGGTACATTGACTGTAGATGCTGCAGGTGACGGACTCGATTCGAACGGTTCGATTCTGATGTCCGGCGGTACTGTAATTACCAATGGTCCCACCAATGACGGCAATGGCGGATTGGATTATGACGGCACCTTTGAGACTACGGGCGGTTATCTGGTCGTAGCAGGCAGTGCGGGAATGCTGCAGGCCCCAACGGACACATCCAGCCAATACTCGGTCGCCATGACCTTTACCGAATCACAGGAGGCCGGTCAGCTGGTCAATTTGAAGGACAGTGACGGCAATACCATTGCAACCTTCGCGCCATCCAAGAGCTACCGGTCGATTGTTATCAGCTCTCCTGATCTTAAGCAAGGCGGTTCTTACACACTCTCCACTGGCGGATCTTCGACCGGCACAGCCGTAGACGGCCTGTATGCAGACGGTGCTTACAGCGGCGGTACGGAAGTAGTGTCCTTCGAAATCTCAGGCATCACTACCTGGCTCAATGAATCCGGAGTCACCACTGCCACCCAAGGTATGGGCGGGGGCGGCCGGGGAGGCTTCGGCGGAGGCACCAGACCTGAGGGCGGCCGGGGAGCAAGACCTGATGCAGCAGCGACAGAAGACACTGGCACCAGCCCGATGTAA